AAATAATGCTTGTTGCGTTTAAGCATAAGTATAGGTTAAACCAGGGGCGATCTTGTAGGGCCGGATACTGTCAAAACCCGGGAACTAAGTATTATTCTTACTTATACGTACTTAATTATTAGTAACGCGCGTTATATATATTACGCATTGAATAATATGGAACATGTGCAAAGCGACAATCAATGCCCCGTGGCTACAGAACCAGAGCGTTCATCGATTTTCAAATTACATTAATCAATAACTGAGATGGCATATACCCCGTCTTCGACCCGTTACGATTCCATGACGTACAATCGTTGCGGCAACAGCGGCTTATTGTTACCGGCTTTGTCGCTCGGGTTATGGCATAATTTCGGCGGAGTAGACGATTTCAAAAAAGCACGCCATATAGTTAGGCATGCATTTGACAAAGGCATTACCCACTTTGACCTGGCGAATAACTACGGGCCACCGCCCGGATCAGCCGAGGAGAATTTTGGGACTATGTTGAAGAAAGATTTCTCGGGTTACCTGCGCGATGAGTTGATCATTTCATCAAAGGCAGGATACCTGATGTGGCCGGGACCTTACGGCAATTGGGGATCGAGAAAATACCTGATGGCAAGCCTCGATCAAAGTTTGAAACGGATGCGGTTGAACTATGTTGACATTTTTTACTCGCACCGGCCAGACCCTGATACACCGCTGGAAGAAACGATGATGGCACTGCATGATATAGTAAAAAGTGGAAAGGCTTTATATGCAGGCATCTCTAACTATCCGGCAGCAGAAGCAAAAAGAGCGTTTGAGATTTTGAAAAAGGCAGGCACCCCCTGTTTGATTCATCAGCCGAAATATTCGATGTTTGAAAGATGGGTGGAAGGCGGTTTGCTCGATGTGCTGGAAGAATACGGTGTAGGTTGTATTCCGTTCTCCCCACTGGCGCAGGGCATGTTAACCGACAGGTATTTAAAAGGTATACCAGAAGATTCAAGAGCATCAAAAGAACATGGCTTTTTAAAGGCGAATGAAATAACGCCCGAGAGAATTGAACGAATAAAAAAGCTGAATGAAATAGCGAGACGCCGTAACCAGTCGCTGGCGCAAATGGCCTTAAGCTGGTTGCTGAAAGACAAACGGGTAACAACTGTATTGATCGGCGTAAGCTCATCGGAGCAGTTGGATAATAACCTGGCCTGTCTTGCCAACCGGCAGTTCTCATCTGCAGAACTTAGTGAGATTGAATTGATATTGAAGGGATAAAATGCAGATATGAATGCAAAATATTTTGCTAAACGGTATGCAACATATAACTATAGTAAAAGGTTTTAGAACGCTTAGACAAAACAAAATTTAGTATTATATTGCACCGTTCGTAAAAGCTACCTATAGATTTTTCCTGTAATGCAATGTGTGCGCGGCTTTTAATTGAAACAGCAACAGTACCATTTCTGTTCAAGGTAAAGCAGGTTAGCATAAAACATGTTACAGCTATAGGGAACCGTATAACCCCGCCAACCCAACAACCGCATGGAATAACCGCCGAGGTATTCTTTTGCTGCTGGCGAGTTATATAGACAATCTGGTCAGTAGTTTTTACATGGGTCTGATATCTTATTTAGTAGCTACTTATCCATACACCTGAAATGAAAAAGACTATCCTGCATTTGTTGATCATGCATGGGATTTTAACCCAGGCGCTTGCACAGGGAAGTGCAACCTCCCAATTAGGGGCCGCTAATGACCATTCCACGCTGTGGGGGTCTTATTCAGCGAACGAGCGTGTTAATAATATTAAGACCAAGATCCCGCTGCCAGGTTTACTGGGTCAGCAGGGACTGGGAAATAATACTACCGGCACCGCTGCCCATGTTAAAGCATTTGAATCTTATATAGAACGGGTAACCATCGATGCTAAAGCCTCAGGTGATTTCACCATGCAGGTGTTTAGTAAAGGCCTGCAGCCTAATGAAACCATCGAGATGCAGGTATTCGATCCTACCGGTAAAGCGTTAGGCGAACCTTCTCAGGTTACTGCCACGGAGAATGCTGAAATAAAAAAGCAGTTCTCTCTGATCAGGACATGGAACCCTGAGAACCCGCACATGTATCAAATCGTATTAACATTAAAGGACGCCACTGGACAAGTTATTTACACTTTTTATAAAAAATTCGGTTTCAGATCAGTTGAGTCAAAGGCTGATGGTATTTATGTAAACGGTACGAAAGTTATCTTCAAAGGGATGAACTGTCGCAGTGCCAACCTGGGCAACTACAGAACATCTGAAGAAGCTTACCTGGCCGACATCAATATCATGAAAGACCTGAACATGAACGCCGTTCGGTTGTCATACTATCCTGTTGACCCATTGTACTTCGACCTGTGTGATTCGATTGGTTTGTTTGTAATCAGTGAATTGCCTGGTTCTGATAAAAGAATGGTGAAGGATATCGTATTCAGCGGTCTTAACCACCCTTCAGTGATCTGTTGGTCAACCGGGCCCGACCTGGCCGCCAACAAAGAACTGGATAAGGAATTTTCTACTTACGACGTACAAAACCGCTATGTTATCCATCCGGTAAGTAAAGATAAAAAGAGCTCCGACTTCAATACAGTTGCCAACTCTATCTTATACGGTACTGAAGCATTCACTCCTGTTGAAATCGGTAACGGTATCTTCAACGGTGGCCGTGCAGCCGGTTTGGATGAGTTCTGGACTGAAATGAGCAAATCGAATAAATTCTCCGGTAGCTTCCTGGCCACATACAAAGACGACAACGGTATTGAATCAGCCAGCGGCTTCGATCCCAAATCAAAAGATAAATGGGCGAGCTATTATGCTATCAAAGAAATCTGGTCACCATTGGCTTTCAATATCAGTCAGCTCCCTGCCAGCTGGAATGGTGTTATCAATATTGAGAACAAATTCCTGTATACCAACCTGAGCAGGTTGAAGTTCAACTGGAAGCTGGTATTGTTCCCCAAAGCAACTCAGAAAACGCTGGATCCACTGGTGGTTGAACAAGGTACTTTAGCATCACCTTACACCGGACCTGGTGAAAAAGCTGATCTGAAATTCACTTTCCAGAACCAGTTCACTGTATGTGATGCCCTGCAACTGCAGGTACTGGATGCACGCGATAAAGAAATATATACCTACACTTTCCAGATCCGCAAACCTGTGGATGTGGTGGCAACCAGCCCCGAAGTAGCTTCTATCTCTACCATTATGCGTACAGAAGAAACAGACTTCCTGTCACTGGTATGCGATGGTATCAACTATATCTTCGATAAAAAGACCGGCAACCTTACCAAAGTATATGTTGGTAAACGTGACCTGGCATTTACCGGTCCTTTCCTGGCAGGTATTCACAGCGGTTATACCCTGGCCGACTTCAAACATCTGGTAAAAGACAACACCCACACCGTGGAGGTTTCTTATAAAGGCGAGAGTAATTTATGGGTTAAATGGACATTCCACACCGGTGAATTGCCTCGTATGGAATACTCATACTCTATGAAACCCGTTGGCGAATATCAGGGTATCACTTTCAAATATCCTGAAGATAAGATCACTGGTATGAAGTGGATGGGCCGCGGTCCTTTCCAGGTTTGGAAAAACCGTCAGAAAGGACAACAAATAGGTGTGTGGGAAAGATCGAACAAGAGCAATGTGAACAATGCTGAATATAAAGGGTACCATTCCGACGTATACTGGGTACAGTACCAGACAAACATGGGTAACTTCACCCTGTATACCGATCAGCCAAATTTGTACCTGCAATTGTTCAGCCCATTGAAACAGGGCGCCCTGTTGAATGAATTCGCTTCAGCTCCGTTCCCGGATAATGGTAACATCGGCTTTATGAACCAGATCAGTGGTTTGAGCACTAAACCTGCTGACGCTGCTCCGGGTAACAAGAGCCTGAAGAGCGCTAATGACTCATACAGCGGTTCACTTTATTTCGATTTCAGATGGTAATGTAGCACTACTAAAGAATATACCTGAAGAGTGGCCCTGATAGCATCGGGGCCACTTTTATTTTGTACCCGCCCTCCGCGTGTCGCTGTAGCTTTAGCGGGGCGCAAGCTTTAGGAAAGGAGGATTATACCCTATAGTATTACCTTTATAGCATGGAATACGTTCAATTGGGAAAAACCGATATGCGCATCAGCCGCATTGCTTTTGGTTGCATGTCATTGGGTGATGAGGATGCTGCCAATGAAAAGATTGTACACCGCGCGCTTGACCTTGGGGTCAACTTCTTCGATACGGCCGATCTGTATGCAAAGGGAATGAATGAACTGTCGGTTGGTAAAGCGCTAAAACCATACCGCGATAAAGTATACATCGCCACCAAAGTTGGCAATCAATGGCGGGCCGATGGCAGCGGCTGGGACTGGAACCCGCGTAAAGAATATATTTTAGCCCAGGCAGAAAAGAGTTTGCAACGATTGAATCTTGATTATATCGATCTGTACCAGTTACATGGCGGCACCATCGATGACCCTATTGATGAATCTATTGAAGCGTTTGAACTGTTGAAGCAACAGGGCAAGATCAGGCATTACGGCATTTCATCCATTCGCCCCAATGTGATCAGGGAATATATTAAACGCTCGAATATAGTAAGCGTGATGATGCAATACAGTCTGCTCGACCGCCGCCCCGAAGAAACCTGTTTATCATTATTACAGGAAAACAATATTGGGGTGCTGGCCCGCGGCGCGGTAGCGCAGGGATTACTGGTAGATAAACCATCGAAACCGTATTTGAATTATTCCTCACAGGAAGTAGAAAAGGCCGCTGACGCCGTAAAAGAACGCTCAAATAACCAACGCAATACCGCTCAAACGGCTTTAAGATACGTTTTACATCACCCGGCCATTTCCTCTGCCGTAGCTGGTATAAGAACTATACAGCAATTAGAAGAAGCTGTAGCA
The Niastella koreensis GR20-10 genome window above contains:
- a CDS encoding aldo/keto reductase, which translates into the protein MEYVQLGKTDMRISRIAFGCMSLGDEDAANEKIVHRALDLGVNFFDTADLYAKGMNELSVGKALKPYRDKVYIATKVGNQWRADGSGWDWNPRKEYILAQAEKSLQRLNLDYIDLYQLHGGTIDDPIDESIEAFELLKQQGKIRHYGISSIRPNVIREYIKRSNIVSVMMQYSLLDRRPEETCLSLLQENNIGVLARGAVAQGLLVDKPSKPYLNYSSQEVEKAADAVKERSNNQRNTAQTALRYVLHHPAISSAVAGIRTIQQLEEAVAVFNTPLLTPNDLSALQQAVVANKYEQHR
- a CDS encoding glycoside hydrolase family 2 TIM barrel-domain containing protein, which encodes MKKTILHLLIMHGILTQALAQGSATSQLGAANDHSTLWGSYSANERVNNIKTKIPLPGLLGQQGLGNNTTGTAAHVKAFESYIERVTIDAKASGDFTMQVFSKGLQPNETIEMQVFDPTGKALGEPSQVTATENAEIKKQFSLIRTWNPENPHMYQIVLTLKDATGQVIYTFYKKFGFRSVESKADGIYVNGTKVIFKGMNCRSANLGNYRTSEEAYLADINIMKDLNMNAVRLSYYPVDPLYFDLCDSIGLFVISELPGSDKRMVKDIVFSGLNHPSVICWSTGPDLAANKELDKEFSTYDVQNRYVIHPVSKDKKSSDFNTVANSILYGTEAFTPVEIGNGIFNGGRAAGLDEFWTEMSKSNKFSGSFLATYKDDNGIESASGFDPKSKDKWASYYAIKEIWSPLAFNISQLPASWNGVINIENKFLYTNLSRLKFNWKLVLFPKATQKTLDPLVVEQGTLASPYTGPGEKADLKFTFQNQFTVCDALQLQVLDARDKEIYTYTFQIRKPVDVVATSPEVASISTIMRTEETDFLSLVCDGINYIFDKKTGNLTKVYVGKRDLAFTGPFLAGIHSGYTLADFKHLVKDNTHTVEVSYKGESNLWVKWTFHTGELPRMEYSYSMKPVGEYQGITFKYPEDKITGMKWMGRGPFQVWKNRQKGQQIGVWERSNKSNVNNAEYKGYHSDVYWVQYQTNMGNFTLYTDQPNLYLQLFSPLKQGALLNEFASAPFPDNGNIGFMNQISGLSTKPADAAPGNKSLKSANDSYSGSLYFDFRW
- the mgrA gene encoding L-glyceraldehyde 3-phosphate reductase produces the protein MAYTPSSTRYDSMTYNRCGNSGLLLPALSLGLWHNFGGVDDFKKARHIVRHAFDKGITHFDLANNYGPPPGSAEENFGTMLKKDFSGYLRDELIISSKAGYLMWPGPYGNWGSRKYLMASLDQSLKRMRLNYVDIFYSHRPDPDTPLEETMMALHDIVKSGKALYAGISNYPAAEAKRAFEILKKAGTPCLIHQPKYSMFERWVEGGLLDVLEEYGVGCIPFSPLAQGMLTDRYLKGIPEDSRASKEHGFLKANEITPERIERIKKLNEIARRRNQSLAQMALSWLLKDKRVTTVLIGVSSSEQLDNNLACLANRQFSSAELSEIELILKG